The genome window GCGACCAACGCGCTGAAATGATGAAGACGGTATTAATTGTCGCTTATTATTTTCCCCCTATCGCTGCGAGCGGGTCGATGCGCCCGCTCGGCTTCTGCCGATACCTCGACACATACGGGTGGCGGCCGCGGGTGCTAACCACAGACGCTGCATCTGTGTATCCCTCTATGGGAGTGGATGAAAGTCTCTGCGATCAATTGCCGAATTCGATCCAAATCTACCGCGTACCGTCCAAAAACCCCGAGCAGAGATTGTTGCAGGTCCGAAATAGGTTTCGCGAGGTGATGAGTACATTTATCCCGTCGGCAGGACACCAAGAGTTAACCGGTGTCAATGGGCACGCTTCGCAAAGAGCGCAGGTTGGTTTTCGTCAGCGGTATCTCAACCTAAAAAACCTGGTCCTCGATTGGCTGTTTTCTTTTCCCGACCCTCAATGCTTTTGGCTGCGTCCTGCAGTGCAGTGGCTTTCGCGGATCCCGATTGATGAATACCCCGATGTTGTCTTTGCCACCGGTGGGCCTTGGACCGCGTTGTTGGTGGGCCAAGCCCTTGCGCGGCGGTTTCGGGTCCCCTTTGTGGCAGATTTCCGCGATCCCTGGACGTGTAACCCGTACCTCGAGGTTCGTTCTCCTTTTTTGTTCCACAAGGCCGCACAGCTTGAGAGGTCGGTTTATAAGACCGCGGCTTGCGTCATTGCGAACACGGCTGAACTCTGTTCAAAGCTACGGACCGATCACTCAGACCTGGAAAAAAAATTTATCACGATTACGAATGGCTTTGACGCCGATACCTACAATCTAGTGGATAACGGCCGCAATGCTCGACAAGGGGTGCATACCGTTTCTAACCCCGTGATAGAGCTCTGCCATTTCGGAACCGTGTACGGCAACCGGAACCCCGCTTCGCTTTTACAAGCTGTCAAGGAACTGATCGATCAGAATCGAATCGGGCGGAACCAGCTGCGAATTCGCTTTGTCGGAGCTTGGGAGGTGAAAGACGCTTCCTGTGAGGACCTCGCCCGAGATCTCGAACAACTAGGGATTATACGGCGAGAAGCGCCCGTGCCGCACGATGAATGCGCACGGCAAATGATGGCTGCCGAGATCTTATTGATTCTCCAGCCGGCATCCCCGCTTCAGATTCCCGCTAAAATTTACGAATACATTGCGACCGGGCGTCCGCTACTGGTCATTGGGGGCGAAGGGGCAACGGCTCAGTTGGTCAATAAACATCGGCTGGGGATCTGTTGTCCCAATCAAACCTCAGAAATTAAGATACTCATCCAGAGTCTGGTCACCGGCCAAACACGTATTGTACCTCCTCGGCAGGAGGAGAGAGAGCGCTTCGCATACCGCACGCTCGCGGGCGATCTTGCTTCTGTCCTTGATTCTGTGTGTGCAGGGAATTAAAAGGATGGAATATTTCAACGGACCCATTGGCGAGAGCTTGGGACGCTCTTGTGAAAGACAGATTGTGTAAATGAAGATTCGTCCGACTATTCCTCCGACCGCGGCGCCCATCCATACGATAGATTTGGTGAAAGCCATTGTCGGCCTCTTTTTCGGTGGAAAGAAATACCGCGAAAAGTTAGAAGGAGGAATAAAAGAATATTTTGGCGTGAGGCACGTGTGGTGTGTATCTTCCGGCAAAGCAGCGCTGACCCTCATACTGTCGGCGTTAAGGGACTCGTCCAAAAGGAAACGGGTCGTTATCCCGGCGTATACCTGTTTTTCCGTTCCCTCCGCGATTGTAAAGGCCGGTCTGGAGGTTGCGCTCTGCGATATTGATCCGGCGACCCTTGACTTCGACCCTCGTTCTCTGGAGATGAGCGTCGATGAAGAAACGCTTTGCGTAATTCCAAATCACCTTTTCGGCGCTCCCTCGAACATGGACCCGATCGCCCGTCTCTGCCGAGAACGCGGCGCCTACCTCGTAGAGGACGCGGCTCAGGCGATGGGCGGCATGTACAAGGGACAGAAACTCGGGACGATCGGCGACGCGGGATTCTTCAGTTTGGGACGGGGCAAGAACATTACGTGTGGGTCGGGGGGGCTGATTGTGACCAACTCTTCTGAGATCGCGCCTGCGATCGAGCGTCTCTGTTCTGAGCTCGAGACCCCCGGGTTTTTTGAGACGGCGAAGGAATTCTTGCAGCTCTTGTTTATGGCCGTTTTCATTCGCCCGATCTTTTATTGGTTCCCGGAAGGTTTGCCTTTCCTCAAGTTAGGTGAGACGCTTTTCTACAGGCAGTTCCCGGTCGAGAAATTATCGGGCATGAAGGCGGGATGTCTTTGGAACTGGCCGAGGCGCCTGGAAACAGCGAATCGGGTTCGGTCCGTGACGGCCGGCTATTTCCGAGAGCATTTGCCGTTTAAAAAATTCTCGATCCAGCCGGCGATCTGCTACCTGCGTCTACCGTTGATTCTCGACAGTCGGGAAACACGGGACCGCGTTTATCTTTACTCACGCGCAAAGGGGCTCGGGCTCAGCCGCATGTATCCGACGGCCGTCAACGAGATTGAGGAAATCAAAGGGATGTTTGATGGGAAATCATATCCGGGAGCCAAGGAGGTTGCGGAGAGGCTTATAACTGTTCCGACACATCACCTGATGACCGAACGGGACAAAGAGGCCATTTGCGCCTTGTTCCAGTCTTTCGAGATCAAAGAAGAGCCGCGAGTTTCATGTTTGGAGAATCAGCAGCCGGCCTGCGACGCGATGCAAAAATGAATCGCAACTGGATTGGCGGCACACCATCGTGGAGGTTTTTCGTTCAGCTCGTACACGTTGGGGGAGTTTGTTTTGAAAGAGGAGTTCATGAGAGACGTTGTGTTCCTGTTTCCCGGGCAGGGGTCGCAATACATGGGGATGGGAAAAGATTTTTATGAGGGGTATCCCGCCGTGAAACGGCTCTTTGAAGAGGCTTCGGATCTGATCAAGAAAGATTTCACAACACTCTGCTTTGAAGGGCCCGAGTCGACTCTCGTCCAGACGGAAAACGTTCAGCCTGCGATCACTTTGGTCAATCTCGCCTGTCTTCAAGTCCTTCGGGAGGAAGGAGTCGTACCGTCGGCGGCGGCCGGGCACAGTCTTGGGGAATATGCCGCTCTCTGCGCGGCCGGTGTCTTCTCATTCGCCGACACCATGATATTGGTCCGTTTTCGAGGCACCGTCATGAAGGAAGCCGCCGATCGCCATCCCGGAGGCATGACAGCGGTTTTCGGTTTGGATATGGAGACTCTCTCGGCGATATGCGGGGAAGTCAAGGAGACCGGCTCGGTCGAAGTGGCGAATCACAACTCGACTCTTCAAGCGGTTCTCACCGGCGAGAAAGAGGCGCTGCAAAAGGCGGCGGAGTTGGCGAAAAAAAAGGGCGCGAAGCTCGTCGTGCCGTTGAAGGTCAGCGGACCCTGGCACAGTCGATTTATGACGGAGGCCAAAGAAAGGATGAAGGAGATTTTGCAAGAGTGCCCGTTGGCACGCCCATCCTTTCCGGTCCTATCGAACGTCACCGCTGATGTTTATCCCGACGATCCGAATAGGATCCGTGAGGGTCTCGTTGAACAAATAGTACGCCCTGTCCTGTGGACCAGCTCCATCGGTCGGTTGATCCAAAATGGGCGCCGTTTCTTTCTGGAGGTCGGACCGGGGAAGGTGCTGAGCGGCTTGATGCGGGACATCAACCGGGAGGCGAAGGTTTTGAACGTGCAAGATATGAACAGCCTGGCGAAGCTTCGGGCTTTTCGATCGGAATAATATGAAGGCCGAGAATATTTTACTCAAACATACTGCCTTGCCCGAGATCAATCTGAGGCGGCGGGTGCTGGGTGGCGTGTTCTGGGTGATCCTGGTCAAGGTCTTTGGGCAGGTGATTTCGTGGACCATCACCATTTACGTGGTCCGTATTCTGTCGCCGAACGATTACGGCCTGATGGCGATGGCCGGCGTCTATCTCAGCTTCGTCATGCTCTTCAATGAAGTGGGGCTCGGCTCCGCCATCATCCAGAAGAAGGATCTCACGCAAGAAGACCTATCGAACATCTGTTGGGCGGTTATCTTCATTAACGTCGTCCTGTATGTCTTGTCCGTTTTATCGGCTCCTCTCATCGCAGCGTTCTTCAAGGAGCCTCGCCTTGCAGACGTAATCCGGGTGGCATCCATCATATTCATCATGCATAGCCTGGGATTGGTCTCCTATCATATGTTGACCCGAGATATGGTATTCAACAGACGATCCCAGGCGGAGATGATCGGGAACCTGTCCGGCGCCGTGTCCACGTTGTGGCTGGCGATGCACGGATTTGGCGTTTGGAGCCTTGTTTGGGGAAATATCATCGTCGAAGCCACCAGGAATCTCCTCTTCTTCGTCTTCTATCCCTGGAAGCTGGAATTCGCATTCTCCTTCTCCAAGATCAAGGGCATGACCCAATTCGGCTCCAAAGTCGCGTTGGCGCGGTTCTTTTGGTATCTCTATACTAACATGGATCTTCTGATCGCCGGGAAGATCTTGGGAAAGACCCAACTGGGGTTTTACTCGATTGCGGTCCAGTTTTCTACAATTCCGCTTGATAAGGTGGTCTCCACGATTTCTCAGGTAGCGTTTCCGATCTTCTCGGCGGTCCAAGACGATCACGCCCTGCTGAGGCGCTATTTCTTGAAGATCGTCAAGTTCGTTGCTTTTGTGAGCTTTCCGGCATTTTTGGGGATTTTTCTCGTTGCGGAAACCGCGGTTCCCATCTTTTTATCGGTAAAATGGATGCCGGCGATTTTGCCGCTGCAGATTCTCTGCATGGTTGCGAGCTTCCGGGCTATCAACACGATGAACGCTCCGCTGGTCCTCGCCATCGGAAGGCCGGGGATTTTGATGTTCAACAATCTGATTATGGCTGCGGTCCTCGCATTGAGCTTTTTCATCGGATCGCATTATGGGCTGACGGGATTTGCCTATGCCTGGCTCGTTTTCCCGGCCGTATTCCTGATCACCACGTCGATCTCGCTGAGCCTGGTCGGCCTCCCGCTTGTCGAGTACTTCAAAGAGCTGAGACACCCCTTCCTGGGAACCGGATTTATGGTGATGGCGGTGCTGCCGATGCAGAAAGTAGTCCTCGCAGATTTCGGTCTTGTGGCTCAGACGGCGGCATCATCGGCTCTAGGAGTCGCCGCTTACCTTTTATACTACCTTCTCTTCAATAGGGAGATGTTCGCAGAAGCCAAGGAAATGCTGAAACGGTAGTCGTCGTCCATGAACGCATGATAATATTTTCCTAAGCTTTTGCGAGTCTTGACGCAATGGAAGCCATCTTTTGGTCTGCCATCATATTTGTTTTTTACTCCTATCTCGGCTACCCGATACTATTGATCGTCCTCGGTTTTTTGCGCAACCGATCGGTCAAGAAGGGCAAAATTTCCCCGCCCGTTTCTCTTATCATCACGGCGTACAATGAGGAAAAGCGTATCCGAGAGAAGATCGAAAATGCGCTCCAACAAGACTATCCCGGGGACAGGCTGGAGATTTTTGTCGCGTCCGACTGCTCCGAGGACCGAACCGACGACATCGTGCGATCCCTTCGTTCCAAAGGAGTTCAGCTTGTGAGGGCGGAGCGAAGAGGCGGAAAAGAGGCCGCGCAGAAGCTCGCGGTGAACACGGCGACCGGTGAGATACTCGTTTTTTCGGATGTCGCGACCATACTGCCGCCGAACGCGATAACGAACATCGTCAGAAATTTCTACGATCCCACCGTAGGATGCGTCAGTAGCGTCGATAGAGTTTTTGATTCCGGTTCAACCACCGGGGGGGAGGGCATCTACGTGAAATATGAGATGCTCCTCCGGAACCTCGAGACAAGAGTCGGCACACTGGTCGGCTTAAGCGGTTCTTTCTTTGCCGCCCGGAGGGAGGTCTGCCAAAATTGGCAGCCTGAACTACAGAGCGACTTCAACACCTTGCTCAACGCCGTGCACTTGGGTCTCAGAGGCGTATCCGATCCGGAAAGCGTCGGATACTACAAAAACATCGCCGACGAAACCAGAGAGTACGAACGAAAAGTGAGGACGGTCTTGAGAGGGATCTCTGTCTTCATGAAGAGTCTGCCCATGCTCAATCCTTTTCGCTATGGGATATTTTCCTGGCAGTTATTGAGCCATAAGCTGTGCCGTTGGCTTGTTTCTATTGCCCTGATCCTTACATTTGTGAGCAATGCTTTTTTAATTTACAAGTCGTCGTTTTATCTCTCTCTTTTTGTGCTGCAACTTGCGTTTTATATCTTAGCCTTTGGCGGAGTAAAACTAGATCTGTCTTCCCGAAATATTTTGAAAATTCCTTCATTCTTCGTTCTGGTTAATTTATCAATATTAACTGCGTGGTTCCGATACTTTCGCGGACAACGGATCATAACTTGGGAGCCGTCGGAACGCTGAGATTACGCATTGAGATCGAGGACGATAGTTGTTCGCCTGGAAGATTTGGCTTCGTTGGCTCTTGGCCGGCGCTTTGTACTACAGCGGAACGTTATTTCTGTATCGCCGGCTTAGAAGGATCGGATATCCCATCATCTTAAACTACCACCGGGTTCTCGATCCAGCCGCGGCACGGAACGAAGCCGTCCCTCCAGGGATGTATGTGCGGCCGCAAAGCTTCGAAAAACAGTTACGCTACCTGGCGCATCATTATCAGGTCGTTACCATGGAAGAGCTATTGGCCCGGCGTGAGCGAGCGGCGCAGACCCGCCGGCCTTTTTGTGTGATCACTTTTGACGACGGCTGGCGGGACAATTACGAAAATGCTCTCCCGCTGCTCCGCAAGTACAGGTTGCCGGCGACCTTGTTCCTATCGACAGGCTTCATCGGATCCGGTCAAACCCCTTGGTTCTACCGTCTCGGCCATGTTCTTCGCGTCCTTGCTGAAATGCCCGATGAGGCGTGCGCGGCGCTGCGGAACTACCGGCAAAAGCTGCCCGTCCCACTCTCAGGCTGGCTCGCGGCTTCTTCGGCGGAGAGACAACGAGACATCGATGCCGTTATCGAGGAGTTAAAAAAGCTGCCGGGGGCCGAGCTGGGAACCCTCGTCGAGCGATTGCAGCAGTGGCTCGTGTTGAGAGGACAACGGGCGGATGTTAATAGCGTGGCGATGCTCGACTGGAAACAGGTGCGGGAGATGGCATTATCCTCCGTCGAGATCGGCTCGCACGGCGTTACGCACATGATTTTGACGCAGATAGCTCCGCAGGCGGCGAAAGTGGAGCTGCAGGAATCGAAACGCTGCATTGAGGAGCAAGTCGAACGGCCCGTAGGTGGCTTTTCGTATCCGAACGGGGATTATTCCGATGCGGTTGAAGCGTTGGTCCGCACGGCGGGATATCGCTATGCCTGTACCACACGACCGGGTTATATAGAATCCCGGGATAATCCTTTTCAGCTCAAGCGTATCTCCGTGCATGACGATATCACGTTCTCCACCGCGCTGTTTGCTTGTCACATCACGGGAATCTTTAAGCTCCTCTAATTGAAGTCACCTCAGCGATCTCTGTGTCTTTGTGGTGAAGAAGAATCCGGATATCTCACCGCGGAGGCGCTGAGTGCGCGGAGAGGATCGAATGTTGTCCAAGTTTAAGAAGAGACCTTTTCCCCCTCCTCGCAGCACATGAGTGTCCTGATCACTGATGGCAATGAACGGGCGGCGCTGGCCGTGACCCGCGCCCTTGGCCGGCAACGCCTCAAGGTCGCGGTTGGAGCTGAAAATGAAGACAGCTTGGCCGCAGCCTCAAAATACTGTTGGCGATCGTTTTCTTATCCCTCCCCGTACGCCGATGAGCGGCAATTTGTCTCGCGGCTTTTGGAGGTTGTGAAGAGTTTAAAAATCAGCACGGTGTTTCCAATCTCAGAAATCGCCATGTCGCTGGTGGTTCGACATCGCCGGGAATTCGAAGCGCACACTATCTTGCCCATCCCAACCACGGACGCCTTCGAGTCCTTGTCGAATAAGTATCGTCTCATGCAGCTTGCCGCCCAGTTGGGGGTGCCGATTCCCGAAACCGTTTTTGTTCCCGATGGCCGGTGGGATCGGGTATTCAACGGTCTTCTTGATTTCCCCGTTGTGGTAAAACCCGGAGTGTCGGTGATCAACATCGAAGGCCATCGACGCAAGACCCAAATTCATTACGCCGCCGGCGAGGCGGAGCTGGGACGCTTGTACAAAACCATAGATTATTTATCCCAACCGTCGCTGATCCAGCGCCGGATAGAAGGAGAAGGGCAAGGCGTCTTTGCCCTTATGGACAAGGGAAAGCCGGTGTCGCTGTTTGCGCACCGGCGGCTGCGCGAAAAGCCGCCGTCCGGCGGCGTCAGCGTATTAAGGGAGAGCGTCGCCTTGCCGCAGCCGATGACCGATTATGCCCTGCGCCTCTTACAACATGTCGGTTGGCACGGGGTCGCGATGGTGGAATTCAAGGTCGACCGACAATCAGGCGCTCCGTTGCTGATGGAAGTGAATGGACGCTTCTGGGGGTCGTTGCAGTTGGCTCTCGACGCGGGAATCAACTTCCCTTGTCTGTTGTATCGAATAGCAGCCGGCGAGGAGCTCCAGCTCCCGGTCAACGGGTATCGCATCGGCGTGAAATCGCGCTGGCTGTTGGGGGACCTGGATCATTTGCTGCTCCGGCTATTGAAGTCGGATGAAGAATTATCTCTCCCGCCGAATAGTCCGACAAAATTGAAAACCCTGCTCGAGTTTTGCCGTTTTTATCAACCCGGCATGCGCAACGAAGTGCTGCGCTTCGACGATCCGAAGCCCTTTGCCCGCGAGCTGGGCCGATACGTGCGCGACTTGCTGCGGCCGCGTCAAGCGGGCACCCATTTAAATGATTAAGGTGCCGATGGGCTCAGTCAACACGATCACCCGCTACATTAAAGATCCGCGTCGGTTGATCGCGGATTTCTCTTCGCGGCTCGGCATTCGGAGTCGTAATATTCGCCGGGCTTTATCGGGGCAGATTCGCTCGGTTCTCTTCGTCTGCCAGGGCAATGTCTGCCGCAGCCCGTTGGCCGCAGCCTATTTTGACTCCAGGCTGAGAGAACGAGGCTCAGAAATCGAAGTCCGCTCGGCTGGACTCGACACCACACCGGGGAAGGAAGCGCATCCATTGGCAACCGCCGTAGCTCGGCAAAACAATCTGTCTCTGCAGACGCATGTGACCACATCGCTCAGTCGGGAGCTGGTCGCCGGAGCGGATCTCATTCTCGTTATGGAGTTAGTGCAGAGTTCCACGCTGCTTCAGAAGCATCCGGAGGCCACGGGAAAGGTGGTGGAACTCGGCTATTTCAACAACGGGCTATCGACGGAGATTGCCGATCCTTTCGGCGGGACCAAAGCGGATTTTGAGGTCTGCTATAAAGCGATCCGGCGATCCTGTGACAATCTGTTAAAATATCTCACGGATAATGCGATCTAAGAAACAAACAGTGGAGAATATAATGCTCTCCACCGACATTCTCGGCAT of Candidatus Binatia bacterium contains these proteins:
- a CDS encoding glycosyltransferase codes for the protein MATSDQRAEMMKTVLIVAYYFPPIAASGSMRPLGFCRYLDTYGWRPRVLTTDAASVYPSMGVDESLCDQLPNSIQIYRVPSKNPEQRLLQVRNRFREVMSTFIPSAGHQELTGVNGHASQRAQVGFRQRYLNLKNLVLDWLFSFPDPQCFWLRPAVQWLSRIPIDEYPDVVFATGGPWTALLVGQALARRFRVPFVADFRDPWTCNPYLEVRSPFLFHKAAQLERSVYKTAACVIANTAELCSKLRTDHSDLEKKFITITNGFDADTYNLVDNGRNARQGVHTVSNPVIELCHFGTVYGNRNPASLLQAVKELIDQNRIGRNQLRIRFVGAWEVKDASCEDLARDLEQLGIIRREAPVPHDECARQMMAAEILLILQPASPLQIPAKIYEYIATGRPLLVIGGEGATAQLVNKHRLGICCPNQTSEIKILIQSLVTGQTRIVPPRQEERERFAYRTLAGDLASVLDSVCAGN
- a CDS encoding DegT/DnrJ/EryC1/StrS family aminotransferase; translation: MKIRPTIPPTAAPIHTIDLVKAIVGLFFGGKKYREKLEGGIKEYFGVRHVWCVSSGKAALTLILSALRDSSKRKRVVIPAYTCFSVPSAIVKAGLEVALCDIDPATLDFDPRSLEMSVDEETLCVIPNHLFGAPSNMDPIARLCRERGAYLVEDAAQAMGGMYKGQKLGTIGDAGFFSLGRGKNITCGSGGLIVTNSSEIAPAIERLCSELETPGFFETAKEFLQLLFMAVFIRPIFYWFPEGLPFLKLGETLFYRQFPVEKLSGMKAGCLWNWPRRLETANRVRSVTAGYFREHLPFKKFSIQPAICYLRLPLILDSRETRDRVYLYSRAKGLGLSRMYPTAVNEIEEIKGMFDGKSYPGAKEVAERLITVPTHHLMTERDKEAICALFQSFEIKEEPRVSCLENQQPACDAMQK
- the fabD gene encoding ACP S-malonyltransferase, whose product is MRDVVFLFPGQGSQYMGMGKDFYEGYPAVKRLFEEASDLIKKDFTTLCFEGPESTLVQTENVQPAITLVNLACLQVLREEGVVPSAAAGHSLGEYAALCAAGVFSFADTMILVRFRGTVMKEAADRHPGGMTAVFGLDMETLSAICGEVKETGSVEVANHNSTLQAVLTGEKEALQKAAELAKKKGAKLVVPLKVSGPWHSRFMTEAKERMKEILQECPLARPSFPVLSNVTADVYPDDPNRIREGLVEQIVRPVLWTSSIGRLIQNGRRFFLEVGPGKVLSGLMRDINREAKVLNVQDMNSLAKLRAFRSE
- a CDS encoding lipopolysaccharide biosynthesis protein, whose product is MKAENILLKHTALPEINLRRRVLGGVFWVILVKVFGQVISWTITIYVVRILSPNDYGLMAMAGVYLSFVMLFNEVGLGSAIIQKKDLTQEDLSNICWAVIFINVVLYVLSVLSAPLIAAFFKEPRLADVIRVASIIFIMHSLGLVSYHMLTRDMVFNRRSQAEMIGNLSGAVSTLWLAMHGFGVWSLVWGNIIVEATRNLLFFVFYPWKLEFAFSFSKIKGMTQFGSKVALARFFWYLYTNMDLLIAGKILGKTQLGFYSIAVQFSTIPLDKVVSTISQVAFPIFSAVQDDHALLRRYFLKIVKFVAFVSFPAFLGIFLVAETAVPIFLSVKWMPAILPLQILCMVASFRAINTMNAPLVLAIGRPGILMFNNLIMAAVLALSFFIGSHYGLTGFAYAWLVFPAVFLITTSISLSLVGLPLVEYFKELRHPFLGTGFMVMAVLPMQKVVLADFGLVAQTAASSALGVAAYLLYYLLFNREMFAEAKEMLKR
- a CDS encoding glycosyltransferase family 2 protein codes for the protein MEAIFWSAIIFVFYSYLGYPILLIVLGFLRNRSVKKGKISPPVSLIITAYNEEKRIREKIENALQQDYPGDRLEIFVASDCSEDRTDDIVRSLRSKGVQLVRAERRGGKEAAQKLAVNTATGEILVFSDVATILPPNAITNIVRNFYDPTVGCVSSVDRVFDSGSTTGGEGIYVKYEMLLRNLETRVGTLVGLSGSFFAARREVCQNWQPELQSDFNTLLNAVHLGLRGVSDPESVGYYKNIADETREYERKVRTVLRGISVFMKSLPMLNPFRYGIFSWQLLSHKLCRWLVSIALILTFVSNAFLIYKSSFYLSLFVLQLAFYILAFGGVKLDLSSRNILKIPSFFVLVNLSILTAWFRYFRGQRIITWEPSER
- a CDS encoding polysaccharide deacetylase family protein, whose translation is MFAWKIWLRWLLAGALYYSGTLFLYRRLRRIGYPIILNYHRVLDPAAARNEAVPPGMYVRPQSFEKQLRYLAHHYQVVTMEELLARRERAAQTRRPFCVITFDDGWRDNYENALPLLRKYRLPATLFLSTGFIGSGQTPWFYRLGHVLRVLAEMPDEACAALRNYRQKLPVPLSGWLAASSAERQRDIDAVIEELKKLPGAELGTLVERLQQWLVLRGQRADVNSVAMLDWKQVREMALSSVEIGSHGVTHMILTQIAPQAAKVELQESKRCIEEQVERPVGGFSYPNGDYSDAVEALVRTAGYRYACTTRPGYIESRDNPFQLKRISVHDDITFSTALFACHITGIFKLL
- a CDS encoding ATP-grasp domain-containing protein — its product is MSVLITDGNERAALAVTRALGRQRLKVAVGAENEDSLAAASKYCWRSFSYPSPYADERQFVSRLLEVVKSLKISTVFPISEIAMSLVVRHRREFEAHTILPIPTTDAFESLSNKYRLMQLAAQLGVPIPETVFVPDGRWDRVFNGLLDFPVVVKPGVSVINIEGHRRKTQIHYAAGEAELGRLYKTIDYLSQPSLIQRRIEGEGQGVFALMDKGKPVSLFAHRRLREKPPSGGVSVLRESVALPQPMTDYALRLLQHVGWHGVAMVEFKVDRQSGAPLLMEVNGRFWGSLQLALDAGINFPCLLYRIAAGEELQLPVNGYRIGVKSRWLLGDLDHLLLRLLKSDEELSLPPNSPTKLKTLLEFCRFYQPGMRNEVLRFDDPKPFARELGRYVRDLLRPRQAGTHLND
- a CDS encoding low molecular weight protein-tyrosine-phosphatase; translated protein: MIKVPMGSVNTITRYIKDPRRLIADFSSRLGIRSRNIRRALSGQIRSVLFVCQGNVCRSPLAAAYFDSRLRERGSEIEVRSAGLDTTPGKEAHPLATAVARQNNLSLQTHVTTSLSRELVAGADLILVMELVQSSTLLQKHPEATGKVVELGYFNNGLSTEIADPFGGTKADFEVCYKAIRRSCDNLLKYLTDNAI